A stretch of DNA from Deltaproteobacteria bacterium:
TGTTGACGCGATTAAAATTTTTCGCCAGCGCGACGACCTGACGGCGGAGGTCAAGCAGAAAATTTTGAGCGACAACTCCCGCGCGCTTTACGCTTTGTGATCACGATCCGACGGTGAAATTGAAAACGATGCGCCACATCGTTTTTTGCCTGTTACTCCTGATCTGCTTCGCTGCGCCGGACAATTGCACCGCACAACCGGCAGCTAAGAAAGTCCGCCTCGGCATCCAGTCAAGCAACATCGGCTTTCTGCCCTTTCACCTCGCCTATCATAAGGGCTTTTTCCGTGAGCAGGGCATCGATCTCGAAACCATTTTCATGGCGACCCAGGCGGTCAACGCGGCGTTCGTGCGCGGCGACATCGATTACAGCGCCGCTATTAACGGCGTGATTCAGGGCGTCCTGCGCGGCAACCCGGCGAAGATTCTCGCCTGCGCCATCGATCGGCCGTTGATCTCGCTGATCGCCCGCAAAGACATCCGCGGCCCGCAAGATCTCAAGGGTAAAAAAATCGGCGGCAGCACACCCGGCGGCACCGCGAGCTTGATGGCCGACACGGCGCTCAAGCATCTCGGCTTTCAAGCCGGACGCGACGTGACCGTCGTGCCGCTGCGCGACAACCGCCTCGCCGCGCTGGAATCCGGCGTCGTCGACGCCGCCTTGCTCGGCGTGCCGGACAATATTATCGCCGTCGACCGCGGTTATAACGAGCTGTTGTTCGTCGGCGACATCGTTAATTTTCCCCAGAACGCCATCGGCGCTTCGGCCAAGAAGATTCAAGAAAACCCCGACGAAGTTTACGCCATGGTGCGGGGCGCCCTGCGCGCGCTGATTTTCGTGTTGGAACCGCGTAACCGCGACGAAGTGATCAACATTATCGTCAAGCAATGGAAGCTCGCCGACAAACGCGTCGCCACGGAAATGCTGCGCCAATTCAATCGCGGCATGGCCCGCGACCTGATGGCCAAACCCGAAGGCATGCAGCTGATGATCGACTTAGTCAGAGAAGATTCCAAAGTCAGCCAACCGTTTACGATTCCCCAAGTCGTCGATTACAGTTTTCTCGAAAAAGCCCGCCGCGATCTGGGCGCGAGCCGGTGACGCGGTCAAAGAGAAATCCCAATTCACCGCGAAGTCACGAAGGGCACGGCAAAAAGGGCAAGGCACGCCTTGCCCCTACAAGTCCTAAATCCTTTTTGCGTTCTTTGCGTTCTTTGCGGTTAATACTCCGATGCCCGTTCTTCTCCTCTGTGATCTCTGTGGCCTCTGTGGGGAAATCTCGTCGCAGCTTTGCCGCTCCTAGCGGATTATGTTACAGCCATAACCACTGACAGGAGCGAGCCGTGCACTTTTATATCAATATTCTCACGACCTATTTCCCCGACATAGATCCGCCCTACGATGTTTACTACCAACAGATTCTCGAACAGATCGAACTCGCCGAAGAGCTCGGCTGGGAATGTTTCATGTTCAACGAACATCACTTTCTCGGCTACGGCGGCCTGGTGGCTAATCCCGCGGTGCTTTTGGCGACCGCGGCGGCGCGCACGAAAACAATTCGTTTAGGCCCATGCATCGCGATCCTGCCGCTGCGCCATCCGCTCAATACCGCCGAAGACTACGCCATGGTCGATGCGATTTCCGGCGGCCGCTTGGATTTCGGCGTCGGCTCGGGGAATACTGAAATGGATTACCGTGTCTTTGGCGTCAGCCGCGACAACGACCGCGAGCGCGCGGCGGAAGCGCTGGAAGTGATTTTAAAAGTTTGGTCCAACCAACGCGCCAGTCATCAAGGCAAGTTTTGGCAATTCGAAGAACTGTCGCTCTTTCCGCGTCCCGTGCAACAACCCCACCCACCGATCTGGGTCGCCGGCACTTCGGCGGCGGGTTTAGGTTGGGCCGGTCATCAGGGTTATCACATCATGACCGTCGGCCATCCCCATCCGCCGGAAAGAGTCGCTCCGGGAGTCGCAGCGTGGAAACAAGGACTGATCGAAGCCGGCATCGATCCCAAAGAACGCCATTGCCAGTTTCACGTGCGCACCCATGTCAACGAAAGCGCGGCGCGCGCCAGGGAGATCGGCATGGCAGCGGTCGCCCGCTATGACGAAATCTCGCGCATCGGCCGCCGTTCATTGACCGCCGCGCCGGCGCAATACGATTGGGAAATGATGCTGGCGACTGGAAGAAATAACTACGGCACACCGGAGCAAGTCATTGAGGGCGTACATAACGCCGCCAAGCACTACTATTTCGATACGCTGACAACGACTTTCAATTACGGCGGCATCCCGCATAGCGAGATTTTAAAATCCATGTGCCTGTTCGCAAAAGAAGTGATGCCGGCGCTGCGTTAAAGGCGAGCGCAACGCGAGAATTATTTTTCCAGGTTCGCAGCTTCGCTAGGCGCGACGACTTCGAGTTTCACCTGGGCCATGCCGGAACCAAAAAAGCCTAGCTCCCGCGCCGCTTTCGGCGTGACATCGATGACGCGGCTTTTTTGCACTGGACCGCGGTCGTTGACGCGCACGATCACGCTGCGTTGGTTGCGTAGATTGATCACCCGCACCAAGGTGCCGAAGGGCAGCGTGCGGTGCGCCGCGGTGAGCGCATTTTGATTGAAAGTTTCGCCGTTGGCCGTGCGCCGGCCGTGAAAGGCCGAATGATAGTAGCTCGCCAAACCAGCGGCCGCCGGCTTCACGGGCGCAAGCGGCACACTCGGCTCGTCGACCGGCGGTAGCGTCGGTTCCTCGTCGCTCACTTCTTGCGCATGAACGACTTGAGAAACTACCAGTGTCACAGTCAGCAGTAAGAAAATGACCCTTTGGATGAACCCCATTGGGCCATTCTAGTCCATCGCTAAAGCGCTCGGCTAGAGCTACAGCGTAAAAAATCGCTCAACGAACGGATTTTCGCGAGCATGCTTGACGCGGCGAATACATGGGCTATGCTGCGCGGCAATACGCTAAGAATCGCCTAAAGAAATTAACCCGATAGGAGTAACCATGAACGTTCGCATCTATTCGCCGCGCAGGCGCGCAGTCCTTACCACCGCCGCGCTGATTCTAGCTCTAGTCAGCGTCATTATTTCAACCGCCAGCGCCCGCGCCGCCAGCGCGCTGGCCAAGAGCGAATCGCTCGCCGAGATTTATGAAAGAGCCAAGAAGGAAGGCCAGCTGACGATCTACGCGGCGCTGTCGGCCAATTCCATCGACGTCATTTTCGCCGCCTTCAGAAAAAGATTTCCCGGCGTCACCATCGACCACATCGATCTCACCGGCGACAAACTGATCGCGCGCATCGTCACCGAAGCGCGCGGCGGCCGCGTGCTCGCCGACGTGTTCGGCTCGGCGTTGCCTTACACCATGCAGATCACGGAGCAGAAAATGCTCGAGCCTTTGGCGATCCCCGAGATGGCCGCCTATCCGGCGTCGTTGAAGAGCGATTTCTGGTTCGCCACCGACACGCAATTTTTTATCACCGGCTGGAATACCAATTTAGTCAAGAAAGGCGACGAGCCGAAGAATTTCGAAGACCTCGCCAATCCCAAGTGGAAAGATAAACTGATGGGCGAGTCGCGCGACTTCCAGCTGCTCGTCGGCCTCGCCAAGGGCAAATATAAAAATGACGACAAGGCGCTCGACTTGATCAAGCGCATCGCTTTGAACCAACCGGAGTTCCATCGCGGCCATTCGCAGTTGGCGGAATTTTTAGTCGCCGGCCAGAGCGCGGTGTGCTTCACCTGCTACGCGCACCACTTTCCGCCGCGGGTGAAAAAAGGCGCGCCCGTGCAAGCGTTGCTGAGCGAAGGCGTCGGTGAGATCGGCGGCAGCGTCGGCATCTTGAAAGGCGCGCCCCATCCTGCGGCGGCGCTGCTTTGGGCCCGCTGGGTGGCCAGCGAAGAAGGTCAGCGCGTCTATGCGCAAGCCGGCGAGACGCCCGCCCATCCCAAGGTCGAACCGGTCGAAAAAATACGCCCGGCGAGCGCCTACATGCTTTCCCAAGACGACGTCAAAGAATTTCCCAGGTACGAAAAACTTTGGAAAGAAGTATTTCAAATCCGCTAGTCCACTCTGCGGCAGCGCCGGTTGCTACATCGGCAATGCGGCGCTGCCCATGAAATTTTTCCTTCGGTATCTTTTTCCACTCCGCCACCAGCGTGAGCGCGTCGGGTAAATTACGGCTCGACGCGTTAGTGATAGTATTGGCGGCTCTCTGACAGCCGCAGGAAATAAACGAAACCCGATTTGCGTTGACGGCGATGCACCGATCACTTAGAATTTATTCAAGACCGCGGTTAATATAGGAGTATTGGTATGATGAAGTTACTTACGCCCCCTCTATCGGCTCGGCACAAAGGCATTGTCGGCCTGTTCGCGTTGGTGTGCGCCAATTTCTTGGCATACTGCGAACTGGTTTTGAGCGACGGGCTCAACTTTTCCTATCTCTATTTGCTACCGGTTTTTCTCGCCAGCTGGTTCGCTTCCCGTGCCATGGGCATCACCGTGGGAATTTGGGCCTCGGCGGTTTGGTTCGCCGGCGAAATGATCCTCGCGCGAAACTACGCCAACGCTTCGACTCCCATGTGGAATTTGCTGACCCGAGCCGGCGCCTTCGTCGCCTCAGCCGCGATCCTGGCGCAACTCCGCGCCAAATTCGAAGAAATGTCGAAACTGGCGGCGCGCGATTTTCTTACCGGACTACCCAACGGCAACGCATTTTACGAATTGGCGGCCAGCGAAATGAACCAGGCATCGAGCACTGAACCGCTGACCTTGGCCACGATCTTGGTCACTGGCGTGCAGATGGTCAACTATCGCTTCGGCTATTCGGCCGGCGATCGAGTGCTGTGCACCATCGCCAAGACGATCCAACAGCAAGCGCCACGGCCCGATCTAGTCGGCCGCATGGGCGGCACTTCGTTCTCAGTACTGTTACCCAACACGACCTCGGAAAATGCCCATGCGATTCTCCAGAAGATACACGAAGCGCTCGACGTCCAACGCCATCAATTTGCCGGTCCCGTAACTTTCTGCTTCAGCGCCATCGCGTGTGCCGAGTCAACCAAGACGCTCGCCGAGCTGCTCTACCAAGCCGACAACCAGATGGAGAGCATAAAAGTCGCCGGCAAGGACCACATTCAAATATCCCCGGTTGAAGATATGCCGGCGTTGAACTAAACGGAGCGAAGTGAAGAATGCGCCCGACAAATTTCGAACTTTTATTGCGAATTGTCCGGCAAATGTTCCCGTCTTCAATTGACGGGGATAAAGTAATCTTTGCGGTTCGGCGTCGGCGTCGAATATTTCCAAAATTTCATTTATAGAGCGCGTTGATAAAACCGCTCTTGTCCAACTCCTGCAAAATGCTGTCATCGTAAAAGCGCTTGGGGTCTTGGCCCTTGGCTCGAGGATTCACTTGTCCTAGTTCATCGAGCACGGCGCGAAACGCCTCCGGGGTTGGATACGGCACCCGCTTCAAATATTTGGTCGAAGCAACTTCGTAGGTTTCCGAGAGCATTTCTTTATCGGTGCTGCGAAAGTATTTGCCCATCACTTCCAGCGCAAAAGGCTTGTCCCGTTTGACCCGCGCGATCGCTTCGACCACCGCCTTGACGTAATTCACCGCCACCTCTTTGCGCTGGGTCACGAAACTGCGGCGCGCGGTGATTCCTGACGCCGCATAGGGCATGCCCAACGACGCAATGTCGAGCATCTCGCGAAACCCTTCGCGCCGCGCTTGCACCAGCGTCGGATAGGAAAGTATCGCCGCTTGAATCCTTCCGCTGCGTAGCGCGCCCACCGCCGATGCCACCGCGCCGACTTGGATCAAACTCACGTCCTTGACCGGTTCCATGCCATAGTGCTGGATGACGATCCGCGCCGCGGTATCGATCGACGTGCCGAAGCGGCTGATGCCGATCGCCTTGCCGCGCAAGTCTTCCGGTTTTTGAATCGTCGAATTGACCACCAAGCTGGTGAGCAAACGATCGTGAGTGATGCCCAATGAGATCACGTCCGAGCCTCCGATGTTGGCGCTCGCCGTCGTGCTGCCGGCGATGGCGATGAATTCGATTTCGCCGGCGATGGTCGCCGCCATGCCTTCGTTACCGCTGGGAAACGCCACTTGATCGATGTCGAGGCCGTATTTTTTGAAATAGCCGCCTTCCTTCGCCACCCAAAACGGCGTCATGTTGCCGGAAAGCGACGCATAGCCCGATCGCAGCCGCCGTTCTTGGGCGGACAATGAAGTCGCAAGCAAAAGAAAAAGTAGCGCGATAACGCTAGTCGACTTGCGGATTGATCGACGGCAAGAAAACCATTTCATAACGTCCTCCAAGCGAAAAACTGGGTAGTCGCAATTAGCTTACCGAGTTTTACGCTAAAGCAGGCCGGAGAGACAACTGCCGCAGCCTGAATGACAGCTAGGAATTGCCGCGCAATTGTTTAGTGAGCCAATCGACGATGGCGGCGACGCCGGTACCGTCCTTGAGATTGGAAAATAAGAAGGGTCGCGCGCCGCGCATTTTTTTGGCGTCGCGCTCCATCACGGTGAGATCGGCGCCGACGTAGGGGGCGAGATCGATTTTGTTGATCACCAATAAATCCGACTTGGTAATTCCCGGACCGCCTTTGCGTGGGATCTTGTCGCCGGCGCCGACATCGATGACGTAGATCATCAGATCGGCTAGCTCCGGACTGAAGCTCGCGGCGAGATTGTCGCCGCCCGATTCGATAAATATCAACTCAAGGCCGGCGAAGCGGCGATTGAGCCGCGCCACCGCTTCGAGATTGATCGAAGCATCCTCACGGATCGCCGTGTGCGGACAGCCGCCGGTCTCGACACCGATGATGCGTTCCGGCGCCAACGCTTGATTGCGCACCAGAAACTGCGCGTCTTCCTCAGTGTAAATATCGTTGGTCACCACGGCGAGATTATATTTCTCGCGTAGCGCGCGGCAAAACGTTAGCGTGAGAGCAGTTTTGCCGGAGCCAACCGGCCCACCGATTCCCACACATAAAGGCTGCGCGTCACTCATGTACCACCGACAGCTAGGAACGAAATAAGCGAGAATATTGAGTTTCATGCTGGCTCGACAACAGCGCCAGCCCCGGTACGAAGCTACCGAGATCGTCGTCATCTAACAAAGCAATGCGATCGGCAATCGCGTCGAGCCGAGCGCCGACCGCGAGCAGCATCCGTTGGCCGTCGGTCTGGCCGAGCGGCACAGCTTTCACCGCGGCCATTACTTGGTTTTCCAACCACGACCAGAGATAGGCCACCAACGCCGATTGCGATGAAATCTGCCACTGCGCCACCGCGCAACCAAACGCGGTCGGATAGGCAATTTCTTCCAAGCGTGCCAGCTGCGCCCGCGTGTCGTCACTCATGCCAGTTAATTCAGTCAGCAATTTTCTCAAGGAAAAACCCATCTGCAAAGTCTCCGCCCTGAGCTCGGAAGTTTCCCGGCTGGCGAGAAACAGCGCGTTCCATTTCTCCACCGCTGAGTAATTCGGTACTTCCCACGCGGCGATCGAGCGCAACAGCACCGGGGCTTCCATGGGCGCGATGGAATATTCGAGCATGTCACCAATCCACCTTGCCGCGGTCGATGCATCGCGAATTATTTTTATCTCAACCGCCGCTTCCAAACCCTGCGAATAGCTATAAGCCCCCACCGGCAACGCCGGGCTGGCGAGCTGCAACAAGCGCACGAGACTAATGTCTTTATCAACTTTCATCCGTCGGAACGCTCCGACGTGCCGAATTCATGAATCCGTCCTGAGTGATTTTCGCTCGGTTCATCATGAAAATGAGCACTGCCATAAGCACCCGACTCGGGCTCGAAGGGCGCATCGATGTTCGTCAGCGTGGCGCCGAGACCACGCAGCATATTTTCTAACACATGATTTTCGCCGAGACGGAGGAATCCGTCGCCCACCTGCACCGGCACGTGACGATTGCCAAGGTGATAGGCCACCCGCGTGAGGTCGCAAACCGTTTTACATTCGACATGAACAACACGCTCAACCATCGCAATAACTTCAATGACGCGGCCGTCCGCAGCCAACAGTCTATCGCCGCCGCGCAAGTTCGCGCCGCGCCCGAGCTTCACTGCCACTTCTTCGCCGGACACCAGCGCGGCAAAGAGCCAGCGCTTCTGGCGCAAATCGAAAGGCAAGCGCAGTTGACCCTGCACTTCGCCTTGCGCACCTGAAGGTAATTTCGCGGTGATCTCAATCATCAGAATAAAAAGTAGCGCTGCGCCAATGGCAACACTTGGGCCGGCGCGCAGATCAGCAGCTCACCATCGGCGCGCACTTGATAGGTCTCGGGATCGACGTCGATCTTGGGCTGATAGTTGTTGTGCACCATGTCTTTCTTTCTCAGCTTGCGGGTATTTTTCACCGCCTCCAACGGCCGCGACAGCTTTAATTTTTGCAGCGCGCCATTTCTCAAGCTCGCTTTTGAGACGAAGGTCACCGAAGTATTTAACGCCTTGCCGAAGGCGCCGAACATCGGCCGGTAATGCACCGGTTGCGGCGTCGGGATCGAGGCGTTGGCATCGCCCATGGCCGCCGCTGCAATCATACCGCCTTTGATGATCAGCTCGGGCTTGGCGCCGAAGAACGCCGGCTTCCACAAAACCAGATCGGCGAGCTTGCCCTCTTCCACCGAGCCGACGAGATGCGCGATGCCATGGGTCAGGGCCGGATTGATCGTGTACTTGGCGATGTAACGCTTGACCCGATTGTTGTCATGCTGCACCGGATCGCCGCGCAGCGCGCCGCGCTGGTTTTTCATTTTGTGCGCCGTCTGCCAGGTGCGAATGATCACTTCGCCGACGCGCCCCATCGCTTGCGAATCGGAGGACATCATCGAGAAGGCGCCGAGGTCGTGCAGAATATCTTCCGCCGCGATGGTTTCTTTGCGAATGCGCGACTCGGCGAACGCCACGTCCTCGGCGATGCTCGGATCGAGATGATGGCAGACCATGAGCATGTCGAGATGTTCGGCGATGGTGTTGACCGTGTAGGGCCGGGTCGGATTGGTTGACGACGGCAAGACATTAGGCTCGCCACAGACTTTTATGATATCCGGCGCGTGGCCGCCGCCCGCGCCTTCAGTATGAAAGGTATGAATCGTCCGGCCTTTAAACGCCTGCACCGTCGCTTCGACGAAACCGGATTCGTTCAACGTGTCGGTGTGAATCGCCACCTGCACATCCATCTTGTCGGCGACCGACAAACAATTGTCGATGGCCGCCGGCGTCGTGCCCCAATCCTCGTGCAGTTTTAATCCGATGGCGCCGGCGTTGACCTGCTCGACCAGCGGCGCAGGCAAACTCGCGTTGCCTTTACCGAAAAAACCGAGATTCATCGGAAACGCTTCCGCCGCCGCGAGCATGGAGTGAATATGCCATGGCCCCGGCGTACACGTCGTCGCGAAAGTCCCGGTCGCCGGACCGGTGCCGCCGCCAAGCATGGTCGTCACGCCCGACATCAACGCTTCGTCGATCTGCTGCGGGCAGATGAAATGAATATGCGAATCGATGCCGCCGGCGGTGACAATCTTGCCTTCGCCGGCGATCGCTTCGGTGGCCGCGCCGATGGGAATCGTCACGCCCGGCTGAATATCTGGGTTGCCGGCCTTGCCGATCTTCCAGATGCGGCCGTTCTTGATGCCGATGTCGGCTTTGACAATTCCCCAGTGATCGATGATCAAGGCGTTGGTGATCACCGTATCCGCGACTTTGGCCGCGCCGAGTTGGCTTTGCCCCATGCCGTCGCGAATCACTTTGCCGCCGCCGAACTTCACCTCTTCGCCGTAGACGGTGAAATCTTTTTCTACTTCGACCCACAAATCGGTATCGGCGAGCCGTACGCGATCGCCCACCGTCGGCCCGAACATCTCCGCGTAGGCATGGCGGGCTATTTTCATTTCAGCGCTCCCATCACTTTGCCGTTGAAGCCGTAAATTTTTCGTCCGCCGGCCATCGCCACCAACTCCACCGTCCGTGTCTGCCCCGGCTCAAAGCGTAACGCCGTGCCGGCGGCGATGTTCAAACGAAAACCCAGAGTTTTCTTTCTCTCGAACTTGAGCGCTTCGTTGGTTTCAAAAAAATGATAGTGCGAACCGACTTGAATCGGCCGATCGCCGCTGTTGGTGACTTCGAGCATCAAAGTCTGGCGCCCTTTGTTGAGCTCGATGTCGCCGTCGACAATTTTCATTTCACCAGGAATCATCTCACTCTCCTCTACACTCGAATCCTCTAATACCCTCTCCCTCTGGGAGAGGGCAAGGGTGAGGGCTCTGCACGAATGGGCCCTCACCTCGATCCTGTCCCAGAGGGAGAGGAGGTAAGAATGACTAAACAATCGGCTGATGCACCGTCACCAACTTCGTGCCATCGGGAAAAGTCGCTTCGACTTGAATCTCCGGAATCATCTCCGCGACGCCTTCCATCACGTCGTCGCGGCTTAATAACGTCGCGCCCCAGCCCATTAAATCAGAAACGCTGCGGCCATCGCGCGCCCCTTCCATGATCGCCGCGCTGATAAACGCCACCGCTTCGGGATAGTTGAGCTTCACGCCGCGGGCTTTGCGCCGCTCGGCGAGGAGCGCGGCGGTAAATATTAGCAGTTTATCTTTTTCTCTCGGGGTTAGTTCCATGGGGATCTCCGATTAAGTCCGCCAAATGCGCGGATCGATGGCTTCGCGGCCGACAACTACGAGACGCAAAATATGCCACAACTGAATGAAATAATTTTTCGCCGCCTCGCTCGATGCTCCCAAATATCGCCCAACTATTAAACCCGGCAACAACGTCGCCGCGCCTGCGCCATTTATCGGCCGTAATGCGCGACAAGCGTTTAGCGCGGTAGAATCCAATTTAGCTGAGGCGACAAGCAAAGTACCAACAACCGTGCGATCCGCCATGACCACCGCCGAACGCAACGCCGCACCGCCGCCTTCAAGCCGGCCATTTTCAAACCATAGCGGCCGGCCGTCCCGTTCGATCAACGTGCGTGCGCGCAAATTGCCGCGAGAAAATTTTTCTCCCGACCCGCTGCGTCCCAAACAGCAGATTTCCCAACCGATAAAACTGCTGTCGCCGGCTAGCCTCACCGCCGTGCGCATCTCGGCATGAGCCTGGTTAAAAATAATATTTTCCTGCGGCAACCATTCGAGGCAGGCGCCAGGGCTGATGTCGAATTGCAGGGATTGGCGCGCCAGCTCGCCAGCCGAACGGTACCATTTACCGGCACCCGGGGTGGTTAACAACGCATGAGCTGTTACGTCCAGCCGCGCGCTCAAGCGCAGATCATCGCCGCCGGCAATGCCACCCGGCGGATGAACAACGATCGAATGACAAACCCCATCGCCTTCCGGATAGAGCGATTTTTGGACTACCAGTGGACCGTCGTGACGGCGCGCCGCCAATACCGTGCGCGCACCACGCCGCTGGTAGTCGAGGGCCAATTCGGCGCGCCAACCGATTTCGTTTTCGTAAACTGCCAACATGGACGGATCATACCGCAAGTCGGCCGCGCACGTCATCCTTATCCATGTCGACGCCCAAGCCGCGCTGCACGATCACGCCGCGCTGCATGACGAAATATTGATCGGCCAGCGAGCGCGCGAAGTCATAATACTGTTCGACCAGTAGGATCGCCATATCGCCGCGCTTTGCCAAGCTTTGAATCACCCGCTCGATATCCTTGATGATCGAAGGCTGAATCCCTTCGGTGGGCTCGTCGAGAATCAGTAATTTTGGTTTGGTCAGCAGCGCCCGGCCGATGGCCAGTTGCTGCTGCTGGCCGCCGGAAAGATCGCCGCCGCGCCGCTGCCGCATGGTATGCAGCACCGGAAACATTTCGTAAATCTCCGGCGCGATTTTCTGAATTTTCTGTCCGGCCAGCCCGGTGAGCAAGTTTTCCTCCACCGTTAGGCGCGGAAAAATGTCTCGCCCCTGGGGCACGTAGGCCATGCCGCGCCGGGCTCGTACATAAGGCGCCGCCCACGTCACATCTTGGCCGGCGAACTCAATCTTGCCGGAACGAACCCCTTCCAAACCCATCAACGTTTTCAACAGCGTGCTTTTGCCCACGCCATTGCGCCCAAGCACCGCCGTGCAACTTCCCGCGGCGATTTCAAAAGAGATGTCGTTCAGCGTGTGGCTGCCGCCATAGTAATGATTTAAATTTTCCACCCGCAGCATGGTCAGCGTCCCAGATAAACTTCGATCACCCGCTCGTCGTTCTGCACCGTTTCCATGGAACCCTCGGCGAGCACGCTGCCTTCGTGCAGTACGGTCACCTTGCGCTTGAGCGAGGCGACAAAGTCCATGTCATGCTCGACGACGATCAGCGAATGCTCCCCTTCCAGCGATAAAAATAATTCCGCCGTGCGCTCGGTTTCTTCATCGCTCATGCCGGCGGCGGGTTCGTCGAGCAAGAGAATTTTCGGCGCCTGCATCAGCAGCATGCCGATTTCCAGCCACTGCTTTTGACCGTGCGACAAAAGCCCGGCGGGTTCGTCCATCCGGTCCGAAAGATTAATTCGTTTGAGCATTTCATGAATGCGGTCTTGCTGCTCCGAGCTACGCCGGTGCCACAGCGTGCTCCACACGCCCTTCGGCCCGTCCATGGCGAGATCGAGATTTTCAAATACGCTGTGATTCTCGAACACCGATGGTTTTTGAAATTTTCTGCCGATGCCGAGGCGAGCGATTTCATATTCGGTGCGCTGGGTGAGATCGATGGTCTGGCCGAGAAAAATGCTGCCGCTGTCGATGGCGGTTTTGCCGGTGATGACATCCATCATGGTGGTTTTGCCGGCGCCGTTGGGACCGATGACGCAACGTAGCTCGCCGGCGTCGATGGCGAGGGACAGCTCGTTGAGGGCGCGGAAGCCGTCGAAGCTCACCGTCACGCTGTCGAGGTAGAGGACCACGCCATGGGAAACATCGATCCGATCGGCAGCGACCAGATGACTCATGCCGCTGGCCACCGCGCCGCCGTCAAGCGCGGAATTGACAACTTCCGTGCTCATCGCGCCGAACTCCTGCGCCAGCCCATCACGCCTTGCGGGAGAAACAGCGTCACGACAACAAACAGCGCGCCGAGAAAATAAAGCCAGAGTTCCGGCCAAGCGACGGTAAAATAACTCTTGGCGCCGTTGACGACGGCGGCGCCGACCAACGCGCCGACCAGCGTGCCGCGCCCGCCCACTGCCACCCAGATAGCGATTTCGATGGAATTCGCCGGCGACATTTCGCTCGGATTGATGATGCCCACTTGGAGCACGTAGAGCGCGCCGGCGATGCCGCACAACACCGCCGATAAAGTCCAGACGAACAACTTGTAATCCCGCGTGTTGTAGCCGGAAAACATCGTGCGTGATTCGGCGTCGCGAATCGCCGTCAGCACCCGGCCGAATTTCGACGTGACGATGTAGCGGCACAGCAGCAAGCTTATTATTAGCAAAATCCCGGTGATCATGAATACGCTCACCCGCGTGACTGGACGGGCCAGGGAGAAACCGAGAATCCGTTTGAAATCGGTAAAGCCGTTGTTGCCGCCGAAGCCGGTGTCGTTGCGAAAGAACAGCAACATGAACGCGAAGGTCAGCGCTTGAGTGATAATCGAAAAGTAAACGCCTTTAATGCGCGAGCGAAACGCGAACCAACCGAAGATAAACGCCATCAACGCCGGCACCAGAATAATTTTTACTAGCGCCAGCCAAAAATATTCACTGCCGGCCCAATACCAGGGGAATTCCTTCCAGTCGAGGAACACCATATAATCAGGTAAAAAACTGCGGTACTGCCCTTCGTTGCCGATCTCGCG
This window harbors:
- the ureG gene encoding urease accessory protein UreG, which translates into the protein MSDAQPLCVGIGGPVGSGKTALTLTFCRALREKYNLAVVTNDIYTEEDAQFLVRNQALAPERIIGVETGGCPHTAIREDASINLEAVARLNRRFAGLELIFIESGGDNLAASFSPELADLMIYVIDVGAGDKIPRKGGPGITKSDLLVINKIDLAPYVGADLTVMERDAKKMRGARPFLFSNLKDGTGVAAIVDWLTKQLRGNS
- a CDS encoding urease accessory protein UreF yields the protein MKVDKDISLVRLLQLASPALPVGAYSYSQGLEAAVEIKIIRDASTAARWIGDMLEYSIAPMEAPVLLRSIAAWEVPNYSAVEKWNALFLASRETSELRAETLQMGFSLRKLLTELTGMSDDTRAQLARLEEIAYPTAFGCAVAQWQISSQSALVAYLWSWLENQVMAAVKAVPLGQTDGQRMLLAVGARLDAIADRIALLDDDDLGSFVPGLALLSSQHETQYSRLFRS
- the ureE gene encoding urease accessory protein UreE gives rise to the protein MIEITAKLPSGAQGEVQGQLRLPFDLRQKRWLFAALVSGEEVAVKLGRGANLRGGDRLLAADGRVIEVIAMVERVVHVECKTVCDLTRVAYHLGNRHVPVQVGDGFLRLGENHVLENMLRGLGATLTNIDAPFEPESGAYGSAHFHDEPSENHSGRIHEFGTSERSDG
- the ureC gene encoding urease subunit alpha, which gives rise to MKIARHAYAEMFGPTVGDRVRLADTDLWVEVEKDFTVYGEEVKFGGGKVIRDGMGQSQLGAAKVADTVITNALIIDHWGIVKADIGIKNGRIWKIGKAGNPDIQPGVTIPIGAATEAIAGEGKIVTAGGIDSHIHFICPQQIDEALMSGVTTMLGGGTGPATGTFATTCTPGPWHIHSMLAAAEAFPMNLGFFGKGNASLPAPLVEQVNAGAIGLKLHEDWGTTPAAIDNCLSVADKMDVQVAIHTDTLNESGFVEATVQAFKGRTIHTFHTEGAGGGHAPDIIKVCGEPNVLPSSTNPTRPYTVNTIAEHLDMLMVCHHLDPSIAEDVAFAESRIRKETIAAEDILHDLGAFSMMSSDSQAMGRVGEVIIRTWQTAHKMKNQRGALRGDPVQHDNNRVKRYIAKYTINPALTHGIAHLVGSVEEGKLADLVLWKPAFFGAKPELIIKGGMIAAAAMGDANASIPTPQPVHYRPMFGAFGKALNTSVTFVSKASLRNGALQKLKLSRPLEAVKNTRKLRKKDMVHNNYQPKIDVDPETYQVRADGELLICAPAQVLPLAQRYFLF
- a CDS encoding urease subunit beta, which translates into the protein MIPGEMKIVDGDIELNKGRQTLMLEVTNSGDRPIQVGSHYHFFETNEALKFERKKTLGFRLNIAAGTALRFEPGQTRTVELVAMAGGRKIYGFNGKVMGALK
- the ureA gene encoding urease subunit gamma, with product MELTPREKDKLLIFTAALLAERRKARGVKLNYPEAVAFISAAIMEGARDGRSVSDLMGWGATLLSRDDVMEGVAEMIPEIQVEATFPDGTKLVTVHQPIV
- a CDS encoding urease accessory protein, translating into MLAVYENEIGWRAELALDYQRRGARTVLAARRHDGPLVVQKSLYPEGDGVCHSIVVHPPGGIAGGDDLRLSARLDVTAHALLTTPGAGKWYRSAGELARQSLQFDISPGACLEWLPQENIIFNQAHAEMRTAVRLAGDSSFIGWEICCLGRSGSGEKFSRGNLRARTLIERDGRPLWFENGRLEGGGAALRSAVVMADRTVVGTLLVASAKLDSTALNACRALRPINGAGAATLLPGLIVGRYLGASSEAAKNYFIQLWHILRLVVVGREAIDPRIWRT